One window of Fusobacterium polymorphum genomic DNA carries:
- a CDS encoding S41 family peptidase, giving the protein MKITLKKAAAILMIVISSLSFSEDDRTGFLSNMRELKEISDIMDIIQDSYVENANAQKIKEEKNKNTNQKNTGVTKKSLMQGALRGMMESLDDPHSVYFTKEEMRSFQEDIKGKYVGVGMVIQKKVGEPLTVVSPIEDGPAYKAGIKPKDQIVEIDGESTYNLTSEEASKRLKGKANTSVKVKVFREVNKMTKVFELKRETIELKYVKSKMLEGGIGYLRLTQFGDNVYPDMKKALEDLQAKGMKGLIFDLRSNPGGELGQSIKIASMFIEKGKIVSTRQKKGEESIYTREGKYFGDFPMVVLINGGSASASEIVSGALKDHKRATLIGEKSFGKGSVQTLLPLPDGDGIKITIAKYYTPNGISIDGTGIEPDTKIEDKDYYLISDGTITNIDENQQKENKKEIIKEVKGEKAAKEVDTHKDIQLEAGIKAIKAMINKK; this is encoded by the coding sequence GTGAAAATAACTTTAAAAAAAGCAGCAGCAATTTTAATGATTGTAATTTCAAGTCTATCTTTTTCAGAAGATGACAGAACAGGTTTTTTATCTAATATGAGGGAGTTAAAAGAGATATCTGATATCATGGATATTATTCAGGATAGTTATGTTGAAAATGCAAATGCTCAGAAGATTAAAGAGGAAAAGAATAAGAATACTAATCAAAAAAATACAGGAGTAACAAAAAAATCTTTAATGCAAGGAGCATTAAGAGGGATGATGGAATCATTAGATGACCCACATTCTGTATATTTTACAAAAGAAGAAATGAGAAGTTTCCAAGAAGATATAAAAGGAAAATATGTTGGAGTTGGAATGGTTATCCAAAAGAAAGTAGGAGAACCTTTAACAGTGGTTTCTCCAATAGAAGATGGACCTGCGTATAAGGCTGGAATAAAACCAAAAGATCAAATTGTGGAAATAGATGGAGAATCAACTTATAACTTAACAAGTGAAGAAGCTTCAAAAAGATTAAAAGGAAAAGCAAATACATCTGTTAAAGTTAAAGTTTTTAGAGAAGTTAATAAGATGACTAAAGTCTTTGAATTAAAAAGAGAGACAATAGAATTAAAGTATGTAAAAAGTAAAATGCTTGAAGGTGGAATTGGGTATTTAAGACTTACTCAATTTGGAGATAATGTTTATCCAGATATGAAAAAAGCCTTAGAAGATCTACAAGCTAAAGGTATGAAAGGTTTGATTTTTGATTTAAGAAGTAATCCAGGTGGAGAATTAGGACAATCAATAAAAATTGCTTCAATGTTTATTGAAAAAGGTAAAATTGTTAGTACAAGACAAAAAAAGGGTGAAGAAAGTATATATACAAGAGAAGGTAAATACTTTGGAGATTTCCCTATGGTAGTTTTAATAAATGGTGGTAGTGCATCAGCCTCAGAAATAGTTTCAGGAGCATTAAAGGATCATAAGAGAGCTACACTTATAGGTGAAAAAAGTTTTGGAAAAGGAAGTGTACAAACTTTATTACCTTTACCTGATGGAGATGGAATAAAAATAACTATTGCAAAATATTATACTCCAAATGGAATTTCTATTGATGGAACAGGAATTGAACCAGATACTAAAATAGAAGATAAAGATTATTATTTAATTTCTGATGGAACTATAACAAATATAGATGAAAATCAACAAAAGGAAAATAAAAAAGAAATAATTAAAGAAGTAAAAGGTGAAAAAGCTGCAAAAGAAGTTGATACTCATAAGGATATACAACTTGAAGCAGGAATAAAAGCAATAAAAGCAATGATAAATAAAAAATAG
- a CDS encoding 3'-5' exoribonuclease YhaM family protein, with the protein MVEKNSKSKKFIDCLLNFQDVKDLELCDDQGVKVSTHTYDVLNISINKIKEKYIGLEEATEKVDFFAITVGIIMHDISKSSIKRNEENLSHSQMMIKNPEYIISEVYEVLNLIERQVGYTLIKEVRENIAHIVQSHHGKWGKVQPETEEANIVYLADMESAKYHRINPIQANDILKYSVKGLGLTEIEKKLNCSATVIKDRIRRAKKELNLKTFAELLEVYKEKGRVPIGDKFFVLRSEETKKLKKFVDKQGFYNLFMKNPLMEYMIDDKIFEK; encoded by the coding sequence ATGGTAGAAAAAAATAGTAAGTCTAAAAAATTTATTGATTGCCTTTTAAATTTTCAAGATGTAAAAGATCTTGAATTGTGTGATGATCAAGGTGTGAAAGTTTCAACTCATACTTATGATGTATTAAATATTTCAATTAATAAAATAAAAGAAAAATATATTGGATTAGAAGAAGCAACAGAAAAAGTTGATTTTTTTGCAATCACTGTGGGAATAATAATGCATGATATAAGTAAATCAAGTATCAAAAGAAATGAAGAAAATCTTTCTCATTCCCAAATGATGATAAAAAATCCAGAATATATAATATCAGAGGTTTATGAAGTTTTAAATTTAATTGAAAGGCAAGTAGGCTATACATTAATAAAAGAGGTTAGAGAAAATATAGCACACATAGTTCAATCACATCATGGTAAATGGGGCAAAGTACAACCTGAAACAGAAGAGGCTAATATAGTTTATTTAGCAGATATGGAGTCTGCAAAATATCATAGAATAAATCCTATTCAAGCAAATGATATTTTAAAATATTCTGTAAAGGGTTTAGGACTTACTGAAATTGAAAAAAAATTAAATTGCTCAGCAACAGTAATTAAAGATAGGATAAGAAGAGCTAAAAAAGAACTTAATTTAAAAACTTTTGCGGAACTTTTAGAAGTATATAAGGAAAAAGGAAGAGTACCAATAGGAGATAAATTTTTTGTTTTGAGATCTGAGGAAACAAAAAAGTTAAAAAAATTTGTTGATAAACAAGGTTTTTATAATTTATTTATGAAAAATCCACTTATGGAGTATATGATAGATGACAAAATTTTTGAAAAATAA
- the ylqF gene encoding ribosome biogenesis GTPase YlqF, with protein MSMTQINWYPGHMKKTKDLIEENLKLIDVVLEIVDARIPLSSKNPNIASLSKNKKRIIVLNKSDLVSKQELDKWKKYFKEQDFADEVVEMSAETGYNVKKLYEAIEFVSKERKEKLLKKGLKKVSTRIIVLGIPNVGKSRLINRIVGKNSAAVGNKPGFTRGKQWVRIKEGIELLDTPGILWPKFESETVGINLAITGAIRDEILPIEDVASSLLRKMLEQGRWESLKERYKLLEEDRDDNILENILSKIALRMAMLNKGGELNILQAAYTLLRDYRVAKLGKFGLDEI; from the coding sequence ATGTCAATGACACAGATTAACTGGTATCCAGGACATATGAAAAAAACCAAAGATTTAATTGAAGAAAATTTGAAACTTATTGATGTGGTTTTAGAAATTGTTGATGCAAGAATACCTTTATCAAGTAAAAATCCTAATATAGCAAGTTTGAGTAAAAATAAAAAGAGAATAATTGTTTTAAATAAGTCAGATTTAGTTTCAAAACAGGAACTAGATAAGTGGAAAAAATATTTTAAAGAACAAGATTTTGCTGATGAAGTTGTTGAAATGAGTGCTGAGACAGGTTACAATGTAAAAAAGCTTTATGAAGCAATAGAATTTGTCTCAAAAGAGAGAAAAGAAAAATTATTAAAAAAAGGTCTAAAAAAAGTTAGTACAAGAATAATTGTTTTAGGTATTCCTAATGTTGGAAAATCAAGATTAATAAATAGAATAGTAGGTAAAAATAGTGCTGCTGTTGGGAATAAACCAGGTTTCACTAGAGGAAAACAATGGGTAAGAATTAAAGAAGGTATAGAACTTTTAGACACTCCAGGAATTTTATGGCCAAAATTTGAAAGTGAAACTGTTGGAATAAATCTTGCAATAACAGGAGCAATAAGAGATGAAATATTACCAATAGAAGATGTTGCTTCTAGTCTTTTAAGAAAAATGTTAGAGCAAGGTAGATGGGAAAGTTTAAAAGAAAGATATAAACTTTTAGAAGAAGATAGAGATGATAATATTTTAGAAAATATTTTATCTAAAATTGCATTAAGAATGGCAATGTTAAATAAAGGTGGAGAATTAAATATCTTACAGGCAGCCTATACTCTTTTAAGAGATTATAGAGTAGCAAAACTAGGTAAATTTGGATTAGATGAAATATAA
- the rsmI gene encoding 16S rRNA (cytidine(1402)-2'-O)-methyltransferase, with protein MLYIVATPIGNLEDMTFRAIRTLKEVDYIFAEDTRVTKKLLDHYEIKSTVYRYDEHTKQHQVANIINLLKEEKNIALVTDAGTPCISDPGYEVVDEAHKNNIKVVAIPGASALTASASIAGISMRRFCFEGFLPKKKGRQTLLKQLAEEKERTIVIYESPFRIEKTLKDIETFMGKRDVVIIREITKIYEEVLRGTTTELIEKLEKNPIKGEIVLLIEPQEKEQRGGNKYVNDTD; from the coding sequence ATGCTATATATAGTTGCAACACCAATAGGAAATTTAGAGGATATGACTTTTAGAGCAATAAGAACACTAAAAGAAGTTGACTATATTTTTGCAGAGGATACAAGGGTAACAAAAAAATTGTTAGATCATTATGAAATTAAAAGTACAGTATATAGATATGATGAGCACACAAAACAACATCAAGTAGCAAATATTATTAATCTTTTAAAAGAAGAAAAAAATATTGCCTTAGTTACTGATGCTGGAACACCTTGTATATCTGATCCTGGTTATGAAGTTGTTGATGAAGCACATAAAAATAATATAAAGGTTGTTGCAATTCCTGGTGCAAGTGCATTAACTGCATCAGCTTCTATTGCTGGTATAAGTATGAGAAGATTTTGCTTTGAGGGATTTCTACCTAAAAAGAAAGGTAGACAAACCCTTTTAAAGCAACTAGCAGAAGAAAAAGAAAGAACAATAGTCATATATGAATCTCCTTTTAGAATAGAAAAAACTTTAAAAGATATAGAAACTTTTATGGGAAAAAGAGATGTTGTTATTATTAGAGAAATTACTAAAATCTATGAGGAAGTTTTAAGAGGTACTACAACTGAACTTATAGAAAAATTAGAAAAAAATCCTATAAAAGGCGAAATTGTTTTACTTATAGAACCACAAGAAAAGGAGCAAAGGGGAGGAAATAAATATGTCAATGACACAGATTAA
- a CDS encoding TlyA family RNA methyltransferase yields the protein MTKFLKNKMRLDEYLVENEYFENLEIAKRQIMVGNIIINEQKIDKPGEVISLDKIKSIRIKEKDIPYVSRGGLKLEKAINVFNLDFKDKIVLDIGASTGGFTDCSLQNGAKFVYAIDVGTNQLDWKLRNDSRVKSIENKHINDLEKNDLQDDIDIIVMDISFISIKKVLYKIKELLKDNGFAIFLIKPQFEAERNEINKGIVDSLNVHKRVINEVIEEAKINQLFLENLTVSPIRGTKGNIEYLAKFSNKNNFSSTEEIVNRLFNN from the coding sequence ATGACAAAATTTTTGAAAAATAAAATGAGATTAGATGAATATTTAGTTGAAAATGAATATTTTGAAAATTTAGAAATAGCTAAAAGACAAATTATGGTAGGAAATATAATAATAAATGAACAAAAAATAGATAAACCAGGAGAGGTAATTTCACTTGATAAGATAAAATCTATTAGAATAAAAGAAAAAGATATTCCCTATGTTAGCCGTGGTGGTTTAAAACTAGAAAAGGCGATAAATGTCTTTAATTTAGATTTTAAAGATAAAATAGTTTTAGATATAGGAGCTTCTACTGGTGGATTTACAGATTGTTCATTACAAAATGGAGCAAAGTTTGTGTATGCTATTGATGTTGGAACTAATCAACTTGATTGGAAATTAAGAAATGATAGTAGAGTTAAAAGTATAGAAAATAAACATATCAATGATTTAGAAAAAAATGATTTACAGGATGATATTGATATTATAGTTATGGATATTTCCTTTATTTCAATAAAAAAAGTTCTATATAAAATTAAAGAACTCTTAAAAGATAATGGTTTTGCTATATTTTTAATAAAACCTCAGTTTGAAGCTGAAAGAAATGAAATAAATAAAGGGATTGTTGATAGTTTAAATGTTCATAAAAGAGTAATAAATGAAGTTATAGAAGAGGCAAAAATAAATCAACTTTTTTTAGAAAATTTAACAGTATCTCCAATCAGAGGTACAAAGGGAAATATTGAATATTTGGCAAAATTTAGTAATAAAAATAATTTTTCTTCAACAGAAGAAATAGTAAATAGATTATTTAATAATTAA
- the dxs gene encoding 1-deoxy-D-xylulose-5-phosphate synthase: protein MSGELTKKCEEIRKKLIEVVSKNGGHLGPNLGVVELTVCLDEIFDFKEDIVLFDVGHQAYVYKILTDRAEKFDTIRTRKGLSPFLDPNESSYDHFVSGHAGTALPAAVGFAIANPDKKVIVVVGDASISNGHSLEALNYIGYKKLENILVIVNDNEMSIGENVGFISKFLKKVISSGKYQNFREDVKSFINRIKADRVKRTLERMERSIKGYVTPFYALESLGFRFFNVSEGNNIEKLLPMLKKAKDLKGPVILLVKTEKGKGYCFAEENKEKFHGIAPFNIETGNTYKNSVSYSEVFGNKILELGKEDENIYTLSAAMIKGTGLYKFSEEFPERCIDTGIAEGFAVTLAAGLAKSEKKPYVCIYSTFIQRAVSQLIHDVSIQNLPVRFIIDRSGIVGEDGKTHNGIYDLSFFLSIQNFTVLCPTTSKELEQALEISKDFNSGPLVIRIPRDSIFDIEDEKPLEIGRWKEIKKGSKNLFIATGTMLKIILEIYDELKNRGIDCTIVSAASVKPLDENYLLNYIKEYDNIFVLEENYVKNSFSTSILEFLNDNGIQKLIHRIALKSAIIPHGKREELLKEEKLKGESLIERIEELIYGRKK from the coding sequence ATGAGTGGGGAACTTACAAAAAAATGTGAAGAAATTAGAAAAAAATTAATAGAAGTTGTAAGTAAAAATGGAGGGCATCTAGGTCCAAATCTTGGAGTTGTTGAACTGACAGTTTGCTTAGATGAAATTTTTGATTTTAAAGAGGATATTGTACTTTTTGATGTAGGACACCAAGCTTATGTATATAAGATATTAACTGATAGAGCAGAAAAATTTGATACAATAAGAACAAGAAAAGGTCTTTCACCTTTTCTTGATCCAAATGAAAGTAGTTATGATCATTTTGTATCAGGACATGCAGGTACAGCACTTCCAGCTGCAGTTGGTTTTGCAATAGCCAATCCAGATAAAAAAGTTATTGTAGTTGTAGGAGATGCATCTATATCAAATGGTCATTCATTAGAGGCATTAAATTATATAGGATATAAAAAATTAGAAAATATATTGGTTATTGTAAATGATAATGAGATGTCTATTGGAGAGAATGTTGGTTTTATATCAAAATTTTTAAAAAAAGTAATATCAAGTGGAAAATACCAAAATTTTAGAGAAGATGTAAAATCTTTTATTAATAGAATAAAAGCAGATAGAGTAAAGAGAACACTTGAAAGAATGGAAAGATCAATTAAAGGCTATGTGACACCATTCTATGCCTTAGAAAGTTTAGGATTTAGATTTTTTAATGTATCTGAAGGAAATAATATAGAAAAACTTTTGCCTATGTTAAAAAAAGCAAAAGATTTAAAAGGACCTGTTATTTTATTGGTAAAAACAGAAAAAGGAAAAGGTTATTGTTTTGCAGAAGAGAATAAAGAAAAATTTCATGGAATAGCACCCTTTAATATAGAAACAGGAAATACATATAAAAATTCAGTTTCTTATTCAGAAGTTTTTGGAAATAAAATCTTAGAGTTAGGGAAAGAAGATGAAAATATATATACCCTTTCAGCAGCTATGATAAAGGGGACAGGACTTTATAAATTTTCAGAAGAGTTTCCTGAAAGATGTATAGATACTGGAATAGCGGAGGGTTTTGCAGTAACTCTTGCAGCAGGATTAGCAAAATCAGAAAAAAAACCTTATGTATGTATTTATTCAACTTTTATCCAGAGGGCTGTGAGCCAATTAATACATGATGTATCTATACAAAATCTACCAGTTAGATTTATTATAGATAGAAGTGGAATTGTTGGTGAAGATGGGAAAACTCATAATGGAATTTATGATTTGTCTTTCTTTTTATCAATTCAAAATTTTACTGTGCTCTGTCCCACAACATCTAAGGAGTTAGAACAGGCACTAGAAATATCTAAAGATTTTAATTCAGGTCCATTAGTTATAAGGATACCAAGAGATAGTATATTTGATATAGAAGATGAAAAGCCATTGGAAATTGGAAGATGGAAAGAGATAAAAAAAGGAAGCAAAAATTTATTTATAGCAACAGGAACCATGCTAAAAATAATCTTAGAAATATATGATGAGTTAAAAAATAGAGGAATTGATTGCACAATAGTTAGTGCAGCCTCTGTAAAACCTCTTGATGAAAATTATCTATTAAACTATATAAAGGAATACGATAATATTTTTGTTTTGGAAGAAAATTATGTGAAAAATTCTTTTAGTACATCTATACTTGAATTTTTAAATGATAATGGAATACAAAAACTAATTCATAGAATAGCTTTAAAGTCTGCCATTATCCCACATGGAAAAAGAGAAGAATTACTAAAAGAAGAAAAGTTAAAGGGAGAAAGTTTAATAGAAAGAATAGAGGAACTTATTTATGGTAGAAAAAAATAG
- a CDS encoding ribonuclease J: protein MKKEKQGKQTQVKENKISIHDKIMSIKDDVQNLKTKKTKKKVEKKVIEKIKKQKEEVKKTEVIQKNTKKIKVSKKDLDKMYVIPLGGLEEVGKNCTIIQYKDEIIIVDAGAIFPDENLPGIDLVIPDYTFLENNKSKVKGLFVTHGHEDHIGGIPYLYEKIEKDTVIYGGKLTNALIKSKFENFGVKKALPKMVEVGSRSKVSVGKYFTVEFVKVTHSIADSYCLSVKTPAGHVFLTGDFKIDLTPVDNEKVDFMRLSELGEEGVDLMLSDSTNSEVEGFTPSERSVGDAFRQEFQKATGRIVVAVFASHVHRIQQIIDTAAQFKRKIAIDGRSLLKVFEIAPSVGRLNIPQNLLIPISSVDKYDDDEIVILCTGTQGEPLAALSRIAKNMHKHIALREGDTVIISSTPIPGNEKAVSTNINNILKYDVDLVFKKIAGIHVSGHGSKEEQKLMLNLINPKHFMPVHGEYRMLKAHMRSAIETGVPKDKILLTQNGDKVEVTKEYAKINGKVNSGEILVDGLGVGDIGSKVIKDRQQLSEDGIVIVAYSIDKETGKIVSGPEMSTKGFVYYKDSEDTIKEAQDLLAKKINKNETYLGRDWADLKGNVRDLLSRFFYEKLKRNPIILPMLLEI, encoded by the coding sequence ATGAAGAAAGAGAAACAGGGGAAACAAACACAAGTGAAGGAGAACAAAATTAGTATTCATGACAAAATAATGAGTATAAAGGATGATGTTCAAAATTTAAAAACTAAGAAAACAAAAAAGAAAGTAGAAAAAAAAGTAATAGAAAAAATAAAAAAACAAAAAGAAGAAGTTAAAAAGACTGAGGTAATTCAAAAAAATACTAAAAAAATTAAAGTTTCAAAAAAAGATTTAGATAAGATGTATGTTATTCCATTAGGTGGTTTAGAAGAAGTTGGAAAAAACTGTACTATAATTCAATATAAAGATGAAATAATTATTGTAGATGCAGGAGCAATATTTCCAGATGAAAATTTACCTGGTATAGACTTAGTAATTCCAGATTATACTTTTTTAGAAAATAATAAGTCTAAAGTGAAGGGATTATTTGTAACTCATGGACATGAAGATCATATAGGAGGAATTCCTTATTTATATGAAAAAATAGAAAAGGATACTGTAATCTATGGTGGAAAATTAACAAATGCCTTAATAAAATCTAAATTTGAAAATTTTGGAGTGAAGAAAGCTTTACCAAAAATGGTTGAAGTTGGTTCAAGAAGCAAAGTGAGTGTTGGAAAATATTTTACAGTTGAATTTGTAAAAGTAACACACTCAATAGCCGATTCATATTGTTTATCTGTAAAAACACCAGCAGGACATGTATTCTTAACGGGAGATTTTAAAATAGATTTAACTCCTGTTGATAATGAAAAAGTAGATTTTATGAGATTATCAGAATTAGGTGAAGAAGGTGTAGACTTAATGTTATCAGATTCTACTAACTCTGAAGTTGAAGGCTTTACTCCATCTGAAAGAAGTGTTGGAGATGCTTTTAGACAGGAGTTTCAAAAAGCTACTGGAAGAATAGTTGTAGCAGTATTTGCCTCACATGTTCATAGAATACAACAAATTATAGATACAGCAGCACAATTTAAAAGAAAAATTGCTATTGATGGAAGAAGTTTACTAAAGGTATTTGAGATAGCACCTAGTGTTGGAAGATTAAATATACCTCAAAACTTACTTATTCCAATATCATCAGTTGACAAATATGATGATGATGAAATTGTAATATTATGTACAGGTACACAGGGAGAGCCTCTAGCAGCTCTTTCAAGAATAGCTAAAAATATGCATAAACATATAGCTTTAAGAGAAGGAGATACTGTAATAATTTCATCTACTCCTATACCAGGGAATGAAAAAGCAGTTTCAACAAATATAAATAATATTTTAAAATATGATGTTGATTTAGTTTTTAAGAAGATTGCAGGTATCCATGTATCAGGACATGGTAGTAAAGAAGAACAAAAGTTAATGTTAAATCTAATAAATCCAAAACATTTTATGCCAGTTCATGGTGAATATAGAATGCTAAAAGCACATATGAGGTCAGCTATTGAAACAGGAGTACCAAAAGATAAAATTCTTTTAACTCAAAATGGTGATAAAGTTGAAGTTACAAAAGAATATGCAAAAATAAATGGTAAAGTAAATTCTGGTGAAATTCTAGTTGATGGTTTAGGTGTTGGAGATATTGGAAGTAAGGTTATAAAAGATAGACAACAATTATCAGAGGATGGAATAGTTATAGTTGCATATTCTATTGATAAGGAAACAGGAAAAATAGTTTCAGGTCCTGAAATGTCAACAAAAGGTTTTGTATATTATAAAGATTCAGAAGATACTATAAAAGAGGCACAGGATTTATTAGCAAAAAAAATTAATAAAAATGAAACTTATTTAGGTAGAGATTGGGCAGATTTAAAAGGAAATGTAAGAGATTTATTATCAAGATTTTTCTATGAAAAATTAAAAAGAAATCCTATAATTTTACCTATGTTATTAGAAATATAA
- the yhbY gene encoding ribosome assembly RNA-binding protein YhbY, with protein MNSKKRAFLKKKAHNLEPIVRIGKDGLNQNIVQSILDAIASRELIKVKILQNCEEEKTIIYSKLMDIKDFEVVGMVGRTIIIFKENKENPSISLEWKNI; from the coding sequence ATGAATAGTAAAAAAAGAGCTTTTTTAAAAAAGAAAGCACATAATTTAGAGCCTATTGTTAGAATAGGTAAGGATGGATTAAATCAAAATATAGTCCAAAGTATACTTGATGCAATAGCTTCAAGAGAACTTATAAAAGTTAAAATTTTACAAAATTGTGAGGAAGAAAAAACTATAATTTATTCAAAGTTAATGGATATTAAAGATTTTGAAGTAGTAGGAATGGTAGGAAGAACTATAATTATTTTTAAAGAAAATAAAGAAAATCCGAGCATATCATTAGAATGGAAAAATATATAA
- the mrdA gene encoding penicillin-binding protein 2, giving the protein MKLNRYKNNDVILGDKRNGRELIFKIIVFSCFLILFLRLLYLQVLQGNEFSYLAERNQYKLVKIDSPRGKIFDSKNRLVVTNGTGYRLIYSLGREENDEYIKEIAKLTDKTEEVVRKRIKYGEIFPYTKDNVLFEDLDEERAHKIIEIANNYPYLEVQVYSKRKYLYDTVASHTIGYVKKISEKEYEALKEEGYTPRDMIGKLGIEKTYDDILRGRNGFKYIEVNALNKIEREVEKVKSPIVGKNLYMGINMELQQYMEEEFEKDGRSGSFVALNPKTGEIITIVSYPTYSLNTFSSQISPEEWNAISNDPRKILTNKTIAGEYPPGSTFKMISAIAFLKSGIDPKLKYNDYTGYYQVGNWKWRAWKRGGHGATDMKKSLVESANTYYYKFSDQIGYAPIVKTARDFGLGDVSGIDVPGEKKGIIPDPDWKKKRTKTVWYRGDTILLSIGQGFTLVTPIQLAKAYTFLANKGWAYEPHVISKIEDLQTGKIEIVSTKKTILEDYPESYYDIINDALIATVDQNNGTTRIMRNPYVKVAAKSGSAQNPHSKLTHAWVAGYFPADKDPEVVFVCLLEGAGGGGVMAGGMAKRFLDKYLEVEKGIEPVKNTPHTEPKTTNSTIQTSGNQENENSGEGIGEERENEERETGETNTSEGEQN; this is encoded by the coding sequence ATGAAGCTTAATAGATACAAAAATAATGATGTAATACTAGGAGATAAAAGAAATGGTAGAGAATTAATATTTAAAATAATAGTTTTCTCATGTTTTTTAATACTTTTTTTAAGGTTATTATATCTTCAGGTTTTACAAGGAAATGAATTTTCATATTTAGCAGAAAGAAATCAATATAAATTAGTAAAAATAGATTCACCTAGAGGAAAAATTTTTGACTCAAAAAATAGACTAGTTGTAACAAATGGTACAGGTTATAGACTTATTTATTCTTTGGGAAGAGAAGAAAATGATGAATATATAAAAGAAATTGCAAAATTAACAGATAAGACAGAAGAAGTTGTTAGAAAAAGAATTAAGTATGGAGAAATATTTCCATACACAAAAGACAATGTTCTTTTTGAAGATTTAGATGAAGAAAGAGCACATAAAATAATAGAAATTGCGAATAATTATCCATATTTGGAAGTACAAGTTTATTCAAAAAGAAAATATCTATATGATACAGTAGCCTCTCATACAATAGGTTATGTTAAAAAAATTTCTGAAAAAGAGTATGAAGCTTTAAAAGAAGAAGGCTATACTCCAAGAGATATGATAGGAAAATTAGGAATAGAAAAAACTTATGATGATATTCTAAGAGGAAGAAATGGTTTTAAATATATAGAAGTAAATGCATTAAATAAAATAGAAAGAGAAGTAGAAAAAGTAAAAAGTCCTATTGTTGGTAAAAATTTATATATGGGTATAAATATGGAATTACAACAATATATGGAAGAAGAGTTTGAAAAAGATGGTAGAAGTGGTTCATTTGTAGCATTGAATCCAAAAACAGGGGAAATAATAACTATTGTAAGTTACCCAACTTATTCGTTAAATACATTTAGTTCACAAATTTCACCAGAAGAATGGAATGCTATATCAAATGATCCAAGAAAGATTCTAACAAACAAGACAATTGCTGGAGAATATCCTCCCGGTTCAACATTTAAAATGATATCTGCTATTGCCTTTTTAAAGAGTGGGATAGATCCTAAACTAAAATATAATGACTATACAGGTTATTATCAAGTAGGAAATTGGAAATGGAGAGCTTGGAAAAGGGGAGGACATGGAGCAACAGACATGAAAAAATCACTTGTAGAATCAGCTAATACTTACTATTATAAGTTTTCTGATCAAATTGGTTATGCACCAATAGTAAAAACAGCAAGAGATTTTGGATTGGGAGATGTATCTGGGATAGATGTTCCTGGAGAAAAGAAAGGAATTATTCCAGATCCAGATTGGAAAAAGAAAAGAACTAAAACTGTTTGGTATAGAGGAGATACAATACTTCTTTCAATAGGACAAGGTTTTACACTTGTAACCCCAATTCAATTAGCAAAAGCATATACTTTTTTAGCTAATAAGGGTTGGGCTTATGAACCGCATGTAATATCAAAAATAGAAGATTTACAAACTGGAAAAATAGAAATAGTTAGTACAAAAAAGACAATTTTAGAAGATTATCCAGAATCATATTATGATATTATAAATGATGCATTAATAGCAACTGTTGATCAAAATAATGGAACAACAAGAATAATGAGAAATCCTTATGTAAAAGTTGCAGCAAAAAGTGGTTCAGCACAGAATCCACATTCTAAATTAACACATGCTTGGGTAGCAGGATATTTTCCAGCTGATAAAGATCCTGAGGTTGTTTTTGTGTGCTTATTAGAAGGAGCAGGTGGAGGAGGAGTAATGGCAGGAGGAATGGCAAAAAGATTTTTAGATAAATATTTAGAAGTTGAAAAGGGCATTGAACCTGTTAAAAATACTCCACATACAGAACCTAAAACTACTAATTCTACTATTCAAACAAGTGGAAATCAAGAGAATGAAAATTCAGGGGAAGGAATAGGAGAAGAAAGAGAAAATGAAGAAAGAGAAACAGGGGAAACAAACACAAGTGAAGGAGAACAAAATTAG